From the Pseudomonas sp. Teo4 genome, the window TCGTGGTTTTCGGTGACCGGGCCTGCAACCTCAGGGTGAGCCGAGAAGTAGGCGATGCCGAAGAAGCCAACCGCGCAGGTACCGGCCAGGCACAGGATCATCCAGGTCATGGAAATGCGACGGGCGTTGGCGATCGACTTGACCGAATCGGCGGCCATGAAGCGCGCCAGGATGTGCGGCTGACCAAAGTAACCCAGACCCCAGCCCATCAGCGAGATGATGCCGATGAAGGTCGCACCACGGAACATGTCGAAGTTCGCTGGGTTCTGCGCCTCGATGGCCAGGAAGGTGGTGTCGAAGCCGCCAGTGGAAATCAGCACGATGATCGGGGTGAGGATCAGCGCGAAGATCATCAGCGAGGCCTGCACGGTGTCGGTCCAGCTCACAGCCAGGAAGCCACCGACGAAGGTGTAGGCGATGGTAGCCGCGGCGCCGGCCCACAGGGCAGTCTCGTAGGACATGCCGAAGGTGCTTTCGAACAGACGGGCACCGGCAACGATGCCGGAGGCGCAATAGATGGTGAAGAACACCAGGATGACGATGGCCGAGATGATCCGCAGCAGGCCGCTGTTGTCCTCGAAACGGCTGGAGAAGTAGTCCGGCAGCGTCAGTGCATCACCGTTGTACTCGGTCTGCACACGCAGACGGCCGGCGACGAACAGCCAGTTGAGGTAGGCACCGACCGTCAGGCCAATGGCGATCCAGGCTTCGGAAAGGCCGGAGAAGTAGATGGCGCCCGGCAGGCCCATCAGCAGCCAGCCGCTCATGTCGGAAGCACCGGCGGAAAGCGCGGTGACCACGCTGCCCAGGCTACGACCGCCGAGGATGTAGTCGGAAAGGTTCTTGGTGGAGCGATAGGCGGCGAAGCCGATCAGCACCATTGCCGCGATGTAGATCACAAAAGTGATCGTTAGTGGATTGCCCATGCGTGTGCCCTGGCGTTTGTTTTTATCTCATGCACAACCGCAGCAAGACGGTTGCACCCAGGCGGCGCATCCTATGCAACAACGCAAACAGGGTGCAACCATTTTTCATATGCAAGTTGCACCTTCACGTGCATTTTCAGGCAAAGTCGATTTTTTGCTTCCTTTTGGAGCAAAACCGCCATTTTTCAGAAGAAAACGCACCATTAACGTCCCTTTTCCGATTGTGGATAACCCTGTCGGACGAGTTGCACCTTTTCCGGTAAAAATTCGGGTTGCACCTGGTTGCACCCGAAAACGCCTACAGATACTCTTGGCATCAGCTTAGGCCACAGCCGTGGCAATAACGAGGATAAGAAATGGCGACGACCACCCTTGGGGTCAAACTCGACGACCCGACCCGTGAGCGACTCAAAGCAGCTGCGCAGTCCATCGACCGCACGCCGCACTGGTTGATCAAGCAAGCGATCTTCAACTATCTGGAGAAGCTCGAGGGTGGTGCCACCCTGACCGAACTCAACGGTCATGCCAGCAACCTGGTTGACGAGGCTGGCGAAGTCCAGCCTGACCACGTTCACCAATGCTTCCTCGAATTCGCCGAGAGCATCCTGCCGCAGTCGGTGCTGCGCTCGGCCATCACTGCCGCCTATCGCCGCCCAGAGCAGGAAGTCATTCCGATGCTGCTGGAACAGGCACGCCTGAGTGCCGCGCAGGCCGAGGCCACCAACAAGATGGCCGCCGGCATTGCTGAGAAGCTGCGTAACCAGAAGAGCGCTGGCGGCCGTGCAGGCATCGTCCAGGGCCTGCTGCAGGAGTTCTCGCTGTCGTCCCAGGAAGGCGTGGCGCTGATGTGCCTGGCCGAGGCCCTGCTGCGCATTCCCGATAAAGGCACCCGTGACGCGCTGATCCGCGACAAGATCAGCACCGGCAACTGGCAGCCGCACCTGGGCAACAGCCCGTCGCTGTTCGTCAACGCCGCCACCTGGGGCCTGCTGCTGACCGGCAAGCTGGTCTCGACCCATAACGAATCCGGCCTGACCTCGTCGCTCACCCGCATCATCGGCAAGAGCGGCGAACCGATGATCCGCAAGGGCGTCGACATGGCCATGCGCCTGATGGGCGAGCAGTTCGTCACCGGCGAAACCATCGCCGAAGCCCTGGCCAACGCCAGCCGCTTCGAGTCCAAAGGCTTCCGCTACTCCTACGACATGCTCGGCGAAGCCGCACTGACCGAGCATGACGCGCAGAAATACCTGGCGTCCTACGAACAGGCGATCCACTCGATCGGCAAAGCCTCCCATGGCCGCGGCATCTATGAAGGCCCGGGCATCTCCATCAAGCTGTCGGCCCTGCACCCGCGCTACAGCCGCGCCCAGTACGAGCGCGTGATGGAAGAGCTGTACCCGCGCCTGCTGTCGCTGACCCTGCTGGCCAAGCAGTACGACATCGGCCTGAACATCGACGCCGAAGAAGCCGACCGCCTCGAACTGTCCCTCGACCTGCTCGAGCGCCTGTGCTTCGAGCCGTCGCTGGCCGGCTGGAACGGCATCGGTTTCGTTATTCAGGCTTACCAGAAGCGCTGCCCGTACGTGATCGACTACGTCATCGACCTGGCCAAGCGCAGCCGTCATCGCCTGATGATCCGCCTGGTGAAAGGCGCGTACTGGGACAGCGAGATCAAGCGCGCCCAAGTGGAAG encodes:
- the putP gene encoding sodium/proline symporter PutP is translated as MGNPLTITFVIYIAAMVLIGFAAYRSTKNLSDYILGGRSLGSVVTALSAGASDMSGWLLMGLPGAIYFSGLSEAWIAIGLTVGAYLNWLFVAGRLRVQTEYNGDALTLPDYFSSRFEDNSGLLRIISAIVILVFFTIYCASGIVAGARLFESTFGMSYETALWAGAAATIAYTFVGGFLAVSWTDTVQASLMIFALILTPIIVLISTGGFDTTFLAIEAQNPANFDMFRGATFIGIISLMGWGLGYFGQPHILARFMAADSVKSIANARRISMTWMILCLAGTCAVGFFGIAYFSAHPEVAGPVTENHERVFIELAKILFNPWIAGVLLSAILAAVMSTLSCQLLVCSSALTEDFYKSFLRKNASQKELVWVGRLMVLAVALIAIAMASNPENRVLGLVAYAWAGFGAAFGPVVLISVLWKGMTRNGALAGIVVGALTVILWKNYVGLGLYEIIPGFLFATIAIVLVSKLSSPSKSMVACFEKADAAYHAGK